The genome window GTGTTGCTGTGAGTTCACCTACCCGTGATAGACCTTGGCAGTAGACTATGATAGTGTCAGGTAGGTTAGTGTTGCTGAGAGTTCACCTACCCGTGATAGACCTTGGCAGTAGACTATAACAGTGTCAGGTAGGTTAGTGTTGCTGTGAGTTCACCTACCCGTGATAGACCTTGGCCACATGGCTATTAGGGATGTAGTTCTCATATCCTGTTTGGACAGAACGAGCCCTCCACCAGTAACCCTCCCTGACAGAAGAGAAGAAACAAGGGAAGAAGGAGAGtgagtcccaaatagcaccctattccttatttagtgcactgtTATAGACcaaaagggctctggtcaaaagtagaattGGTCAGATTTGAGCCCTGTCTCTGTCAGTCTAGTCAAACAGATCAGCTCTTAGAGGAGGTGATGTTGTGTTGAGGGACTGAATGTGGAAGACtgggtctgcgtcccaaattgccCCTTAGTCCCTAGATAGTGCCCTacgttctggtcaaaagtagggcactatctAGGGactagggtggcatttgggacacagttCTTAGATTCAGTTGGGTTCAGTCACTCACTCTGCCAGGAGTCTTAGTCTCTCTCCTATCCTGAAGAGAGGCGCGCTGACGTCTGCTGAGGGGTAGTCAGATAAGACTACCAGGGTTTCACCAACGTCTGCTGAGGGGTAGTCAGATAAGACTACCAGGCTTTCACTAACGTCTGCTGAGGGGTAGTCAGAAAGGACTCTCAGGGTATCGTTGTCTGGAGAGAAGAGAAACTatgattattttttttatgtgcaaggttttatttattttacagcaTATTAGATAAcggtcattcatattccattcacccagctcaatgtaacatcgataggtttaggctactacatgatactctaatttcccctatacccatcatgaggttgctacaacctagcctatgaattaaagtttacaatgGTAGGTGCACAAGTCGAGAAAAatgtgagtaatcaaggtgacagacagtgacacattcattacccccttgcacactcttgcctgcatctagctgatctagggtgtaatcagttgcaaacaagagtttctattggacaaattcaggtgcATTTATCCCCGTTTCTTTccttttgcttccgtttaagaaatgttttcaacagaattggcggaatgaatacacccctgatcacatgcaATCAGTTctctttcatagcagccacatacaaacagcatgattccTTTGAAAGTTGTATAACTCATTGCATCCtacgctctctcctcctctcaccttttcccttcgcttgtggacttcagtgcacaatacATCAGCTgactgtgaccaggtgaaaacacCTTTCCAAACGCCATGTACTGGTGTACTATCTCAATTTGACccgtttctcacagcaggaaaataatcctgcagcagcaggaaatgtaaattattatgtggattataattaatggacatttctgtaggggttgatacatttttagttAGGAACAATGAAGTCTGACatgttaaagtggaaattacaaatgttagaagcctttttaaacctcgaaTAGACAACAATTTGCATTTCCTTCCGCAAAGGAAAATTCTCTGACAACAGGGCGATCAAATTAAGAGAGTACATCTGTACAGTATCTGCCAATCACAGGCGAAAGCAGAAGTGTTATCAGGTCATCCATATCAGATGAAGATTATATTATTTTTCCGTTTAGTCAACAGCTCTCGCACGGTCATTTCAAGATACTGAATGCCCACACACTGATGCTGttacaaaaacataaaataatactttttttgttatttgtttttttagATATGAGTACATGTTGTTGAAGGTCAGGGGGTAGGGAAGTAGGATGCTGTTTGGTATTTAATTTAATGaataaatatgttttatattgcATAAAGGTCCAGTAAAAAGCAAGAGGTGACACACCCATGTCAgttgaggtgctgactaacggaatAGTAAACATTCTACAACAGAAAGTCATACAGTACGCTGTATATATGCTCCATGGTAACAAAATGTTGCAAATATTGCGAAGTGATCATTTGACCTAATTCTACATTTATAAGCTTGCAGTTGTTTGGCTGCAGTTTGCATGAGAGGAACCTTATTTATTTTGGGTGAAATTATGCAAATGTTTACTCATGCACAGAGCAGTACAGGGCCAGTACAGCTTATGAAACCAAGTCACTCCACCCGTACttaaaaatgacatcaaattaaCCATTGCCCATCAGAGACAATCTGCGTTTCCAAACATTTTAAATTAATCATTtcatagccattgattcttgaagaatataaaactaatttgaatcccagattgccccttttaacAGGATCCTTTCGTTAATAAAACAATCATTACCAAAATACAGACTTCCTTAACCAGAGAGACTTACTTCTCAGAAAGGGGTCAGAGCTGGTGTTGGTGTCATCTCCATTCGCTGGCATAGAGACTGGGCTGGTCCTGATGTTCCCCATGTCTGGTCAGAGAGCCTTGTTGATCATTTGGATGCAGGAATAAAGTGCTGGGAAGTGGCAGTGCTATGCGTGCCTGCCTCTCATTCCTTTATCTCACTATTTAGCCCAGCACTGTTATTCTCCAGTTTAGGATGTGGATGTTATCCCCCTTTCTTCAGATAGCCTTACCATACCAGCCTGTAGCAGCCTCAGTCGTTATACCTAATATAACCAATATTTGCTGTAATATAGCCGGAATTAGAATGTAATATAGCCTGAATTAGCTTAGCATGATGATACAGTACTGTCTAACGGTGATAAGCAGCAGCTCATCAGTCTATTCTAGTCATCCTGCCAATCTGTTTTTGTTGATCTCATCTTGTCACTTCCTCACTAATGGGGAAGTTGAGTGTGACTTGTTTTTCACCACATTTTTCCACTCCTGAAATAGACTAATCACCACCATGCAGTAGCCAATAGATGAGACTAATCACCACAGTGCTGTAGCCAATAGATGGCAGACTAATCACCACAGTGCTGTAGCCAATAGATGGCAGACTAATCACCACAGTGCTGTAGCCAATAGATGACAGACTAATCACCACAGTGCTGTAGCCAATAGATGACAGACTAATCACCACAGTGCTGTAGCCAATAGATGGCAGACTAATCACCACAGTGTTGTAGCCAATAGATGGCAGACTAATCACCACAGTGCTGTAGCCAATAGATGGCAGACTAATCACCACAGTGCTGTAGCCAATAGATGGCAGACTAATCACCACCGTGCTGTAGCCAATAGATGGCAGACTAATCACCACAGTGCTGTAGCCAATAGATGGCAGACTAATCACCACAGTGCTGTAGCCAATAGATGACAGACTAATCACCACAGTGCAGTAGCCAATAGATGACAGACTAATCACCACAGTGCTGTAGCCAATAGATGGCAGACGAATCACCACAGTGCTGTAGCCAATAGATGGCAGACTAATCACCACAGTGCTGTAGCCAATAGATGACAGACTAATCACCACAGTGCTGTAGCCAATAGATGGCAGACTAATCACCACAGTGCTGTAACCAATAGATGGCAGACTAATCACCACAGTGCAGTAGCCAATAGATGGCAGACTAATCACCACAGTGCAGTAGCCAATAGATGGCAGACTAATCACCACAGTGCAGTAGCCAATAGATGAGACTAATCACCACAGTGCTGTAGCCAATAGATGGCAGACTAATCACCACAATGCTGTAGCCTATAGATGATAGACTAATCACCACAGTGCTGTAGCCAATAGATGACCAGATAAACACTTGAAAGATGTGTGCAACCAATTGGTATGTAGCATTTCTAACATTAGAAGTCATTCCATTTTGGAACTAATAATGCTTAGCTATAAATAATAATCATTTGTTTCTGCTTAAACTTGCTATCAGTCTATGTTTATTTGTGTTGACTAGTAGAGAGACAGTATtaatggttctctctctctctctttctctctttctctttctctctctctctctctttctctctctctgtgggttagAAGATCTTAATCAtcaaatacagacagacagacacagtcccTCCCCTCTGGGCAGAGACTGGAGTCAAAGTGCTAaacgtgcctctctctctccccagggtgTCTCTGTGTTCTCCCCTGCCTCAGTGCTGAGTGGTTCTCtgactctgtccctcctctctctctctccccagggtgTCTCTGTGTTCTCCCCTGCCTCAGTGCTGAGTGGTTCTCtgactctgtccctcctctctctctctctctccccagggtgTCTCTGTGTTCTCCCCTGCCTCAGTGCTGAGTGGTTCTCtgactctgtccctcctctctctctctccccagggtgTCTCTGTGTTCTCACCTGCCTCGGTGCTGAGTGGTTCTCtgactctgtccctcctctctctctctctctccccagggtgTCTCTGTGTTCTCCCCTGCCTCAGTGCTGAGTGgttctctcactctgtccctcctctctctctctctccccacggTGGCTCTGTGTTCTCACCTGCCTCGGTGCTGAGTGGTTCTCtgactctgtccctcctctctctctctccccagggtgGCTCTGTGTTCTCCCCTGCCTCAGTGCTGAGTGTATCCAAAGCCCAGGGGCAGGCAGCGGCTCTGGCCCGGGAGCTCGGCTGTCCCCCCTCCGCTAACCCAGAACAGCTGGGCTCCTGCCTGAGAGCAGCTACAGCACAAGACCTCAACACTGCCCAGACTAAGGTACTGTTGGCCTTATAGacccatatatctttatgtacatattctttatccctttacacttgtgtgtataaggtagtagttgtggaattgttaggttagattacttgttggttattactgcattgtcggaactagaagcacaagcatttcgctacactcgcattaacatctgctaaccatgtgtatgtgacaaataaaatttgatttgatttgaagattaAGGTACTGTTGGCCTTATAGACCCAGACTAAGGTACTGTTGGCCTTATAGACCCAGACTAAGGTACTGTTGGCCTTATGGACCCAGACTAAGGTACTGTTGGCCTTATAGACCCAGCCTAAGGTACTGTTGGCCTTATAGACCCAGACTAAGGTACTGTTGGCCTTATAGACCCAGACTAAGCTACTGTTGGCCTTATAGACCCAGACTAAGGTACTGTTGGCTTTATAGACCCAGACTAAGGTACTGTTGGCTTTATAGACCCAGATTAAGGTACTGTTGGCCTTATAGACCCAGATTAAGGTACTGTTGGCTTTATAGACCCAGACTAAGGTACTGTTGGCTTTATAGACCCAGACTAAGCTACTGTTGGCCTTATATACCCAGATTAAGGTACTGTTGGCTTTATAGATCCAGACTAAGGTACTGTTGGCCTTATAGACCCAGACTAAGTTACTGTTGGCCTTATAGACCCAGACTAAGCTACTGTTGGCCTCATAGACTCAGACTAAGGTACTGTTGGCATTATAG of Salvelinus alpinus chromosome 4, SLU_Salpinus.1, whole genome shotgun sequence contains these proteins:
- the LOC139572970 gene encoding tyrosine-protein kinase Lyn-like isoform X2 produces the protein MGNIRTSPVSMPANGDDTNTSSDPFLRNNDTLRVLSDYPSADVSESLVVLSDYPSADVGETLVVLSDYPSADVSAPLFRIGERLRLLAEEGYWWRARSVQTGYENYIPNSHVAKVYHGGGPTQSRGTASSARKQSWLLHDKRKSKRSVYPVCTAQGYGTLSYYPPSQQLVLHLSWSNLPVSRGPRQPLLW
- the LOC139572970 gene encoding src-like-adapter isoform X1, with the protein product MGNIRTSPVSMPANGDDTNTSSDPFLRNNDTLRVLSDYPSADVSESLVVLSDYPSADVGETLVVLSDYPSADVSAPLFRIGERLRLLAEEGYWWRARSVQTGYENYIPNSHVAKVYHGWLFEGVARPKAEELLRLPGNRAGSFMIRESQKGVYTLSVRHRVMVHYRIIRLPNNWYYISPGLTFQCLEDLVNHYSGK